In a genomic window of Chrysemys picta bellii isolate R12L10 chromosome 23, ASM1138683v2, whole genome shotgun sequence:
- the TENT5B gene encoding terminal nucleotidyltransferase 5B, with amino-acid sequence MLSAGAPGAGGSERPGGRFSVLSWEQVQRLDQILGEAVPIHGRGNFPTLSVRPRRIVQVVRSRLEKKGIAVHNVRLNGSAASHVLHQDSGLGYKDLDLIFCVDLKSEDSFQLVKDVVMDCLLDFLPEGVNKDKITPMTLKEAYVQKLVKVCNETDRWSLISLSNNSGKNVELKFVDSLRRQFEFSVDSFQIILDSLLLFRECSENPMSENFHPTVTGESMYGDFGEAMDHLRSRIIATRNPEEIRGGGLLKYCNLLVRGFKPKSEVDMKALQRYMCSRFFIDFSDIGEQQRKLECYLQSHFVGMESKRYDCLMTLHRVVNESTVCLMGHERRQTLNLIAMLAVRVLAEQNIIPTVTNVTCYYQPAPYVSEINFNYYVTHVQPLRPCSHSYPTWLPCN; translated from the exons ATGCTGTCAGCGGGGGCGCCCGGGGCTGGCGGCTCGGAGCGGCCCGGCGGCCGGTTCAGCgtgctgagctgggagcaggTGCAGCGGCTGGACCAGATCCTGGGCGAGGCTGTGCCCATCCACGGCCGGGGCAACTTCCCTACCCTGTCCGTGCGGCCCCGCAGGATCGTGCAG GTGGTCCGCAGCCGTCTGGAAAAGAAGGGAATTGCAGTCCATAATGTCAGGTTGAATGGCTCAGCAGCTAGCCATGTCCTACATCAAGATAGTGGCCTAGGGTACAAAGACTTGGACCTCATTTTTTGTGTGGATCTGAAGAGTGAGGATTCTTTCCAGCTAGTTAAAGATGTGGTCATGGACTGTCTCCTGGACTTCCTCCCAGAAGGCGTAAACAAAGACAAGATCACCCCCATGACTCTGAAGGAGGCATATGTGCAGAAACTAGTGAAAGTATGTAATGAAACAGACCGCTGGAGCCTTATATCACTGTCTAATAACAGTGGGAAAAATGTGGAACTCAAATTTGTGGACTCTCTCAGACGGCAGTTTGAGTTCAGCGTGGACTCCTTCCAGATCATATTGGATTCACTGTTACTATTCAGAGAGTGTTCAGAGAACCCCATGTCTGAGAACTTCCACCCCACAGTCACTGGGGAAAGCATgtatggggactttggggaagcgATGGACCATCTCAGGAGCCGAATCATCGCCACCAGGAACCCAGAAGAAATTAGAGGTGGTGGGCTTCTGAAGTACTGCAATCTCCTGGTGAGGGGGTTTAAGCCCAAGTCTGAAGTAGATATGAAGGCGCTACAGAGATACATGTGCTCTAGGTTTTTCATAGACTTTTCTGACATTGGAGAACAGCAGCGGAAGCTCGAGTGTTACCTTCAGAGTCACTTTGTTGGGATGGAGAGCAAAAGGTATGACTGCCTAATGACCCTGCACCGGGTGGTGAATGAAAGTACAGTGTGCCTGATGGGACATGAAAGGAGGCAAACTCTGAACCTCATTGCCATGCTGGCTGTGAGAGTGCTGGCTGAGCAGAACATCATCCCGACGGTAACCAATGTGACCTGCTACTATCAGCCAGCACCCTACGTCAGTGAAATAAACTTCAACTACTACGTCACCCATGTGCAACCCCTTCGGCCTTGCAGTCACTCCTACCCAACATGGCTTCCTTGTAACTGA